A part of Magnetospirillum sp. ME-1 genomic DNA contains:
- a CDS encoding TrkH family potassium uptake protein: MLDLRPVISAIGALVCILAAAMWLPAIIDFRDGHEEWRVFATSSGLTLFFGLALMLGTRTPQRRRSVRQTYLIATFGWMVPALFAALPLVYGPLQLSVTDAVFEAMAGLTATGATVIRGLDALPRGLLLWRALLGWLGGIGIIALAISVLPDLAVGGMQMFRLEVPGPAERATSRGKRIAASILAGYCGATALLALALWLAGMSGFEALVHAMGTISTSGASTSDSSIGHFDSAAITLLITLGMILGGMPFLLFFHLLRGNRKIVARDHQLRWYFALLLLGTMGVTAWLMTSRGLAPLDAARHGALTVVSVMTGTGHFTLEYGTWGGMPAAILFFLAFVGGCAGSTSGGIKVFRFQFLFADALMQIRRLLRPHAVLIASFNRRPIPEEVLGSVMGFLFVYALSFAMLAMSLAFLGLDFVTAVSAAASALANLGPGLGPEIGPGGSYAGLPDLAKWLLSLGMLTGRLELFTVLVLFVPAFWRQ, encoded by the coding sequence ATGCTCGACCTTCGTCCCGTCATCTCCGCCATCGGCGCCCTGGTCTGCATCCTGGCCGCCGCCATGTGGCTGCCGGCCATCATCGACTTCCGGGACGGGCACGAGGAATGGCGGGTCTTCGCCACCTCGTCGGGACTGACCCTGTTCTTCGGCCTGGCCCTGATGCTGGGCACGAGAACGCCGCAGCGGCGGCGCAGCGTGCGCCAGACCTATCTGATCGCCACCTTCGGCTGGATGGTCCCCGCTTTGTTCGCCGCCCTGCCCCTGGTCTATGGCCCGCTGCAGCTGTCGGTCACCGACGCGGTGTTCGAGGCCATGGCGGGGCTGACCGCCACCGGCGCCACGGTGATCCGCGGCCTCGACGCCCTGCCGCGCGGATTGCTGCTGTGGCGGGCGCTGCTGGGCTGGCTGGGCGGCATCGGCATCATCGCGCTGGCCATCAGCGTGCTGCCCGATCTGGCGGTGGGCGGCATGCAGATGTTCCGGCTCGAGGTCCCCGGCCCGGCCGAGCGCGCCACCTCGCGGGGCAAGCGCATCGCGGCTTCCATCCTGGCCGGCTATTGCGGCGCCACCGCCCTGCTGGCCCTGGCCCTGTGGCTGGCCGGGATGAGCGGCTTCGAGGCCCTGGTCCACGCCATGGGCACCATCTCCACCTCGGGGGCATCGACCTCGGATTCCTCCATCGGCCATTTCGACAGCGCCGCCATCACGCTTCTGATCACGCTGGGCATGATCCTGGGCGGCATGCCGTTCCTGCTGTTCTTCCACCTCCTGCGCGGCAACCGGAAGATCGTCGCCCGCGACCACCAGTTGCGCTGGTATTTCGCCCTGCTGCTGCTGGGCACGATGGGGGTGACGGCCTGGCTGATGACCAGCCGGGGACTGGCGCCGCTGGACGCCGCCCGCCACGGGGCGCTGACCGTGGTCTCGGTGATGACCGGAACCGGCCACTTCACCCTGGAATACGGCACTTGGGGCGGCATGCCCGCCGCCATTCTGTTCTTCCTGGCCTTCGTGGGCGGCTGCGCCGGGTCGACCAGCGGCGGCATCAAGGTCTTCCGCTTCCAGTTCCTGTTCGCCGACGCCCTGATGCAGATCCGCCGGCTGCTGCGCCCCCACGCGGTTCTGATCGCCAGCTTCAACCGCCGCCCCATCCCCGAGGAGGTCCTGGGCTCGGTGATGGGCTTCCTGTTCGTCTATGCGCTGAGTTTCGCCATGCTGGCCATGTCGCTGGCCTTCCTCGGCCTCGACTTCGTCACGGCGGTATCGGCGGCGGCCTCGGCGCTGGCCAATCTGGGGCCGGGCCTGGGTCCGGAGATCGGCCCCGGCGGCTCCTATGCCGGGCTGCCCGATTTGGCCAAGTGGCTGCTGTCGCTGGGCATGCTGACCGGGCGGCTGGAGCTGTTCACCGTGCTGGTGCTGTTCGTTCCCGCCTTCTGGCGGCAGTAG
- a CDS encoding protein phosphatase CheZ — protein MTDSGLLKRELVGLFGHLQKIKTELAALNPPGAPDHFGSMSEQLDAIVGATESATNTIMESMETISELMIEARAAAIDNEPLTKVFDKVDDRVNQVFEACSFQDITGQRISKIVNSMKFVEDRIKAVILTWGKDELTKVVVEIKKEETDPDKALLHGPQLPGQGVSQADVDRMLGQDAIDKLFG, from the coding sequence ATGACCGACAGCGGCCTCCTCAAGCGCGAGCTGGTGGGGCTGTTCGGGCACCTCCAGAAGATCAAGACCGAGCTGGCGGCCCTCAACCCGCCCGGTGCCCCGGATCATTTCGGCAGCATGTCCGAGCAGCTGGACGCCATCGTCGGCGCCACCGAAAGCGCCACCAACACCATCATGGAAAGCATGGAGACCATCAGCGAGCTGATGATCGAGGCCCGTGCCGCCGCCATCGACAACGAACCGCTGACCAAGGTGTTCGACAAGGTGGACGACCGGGTCAATCAGGTGTTCGAGGCCTGCTCGTTCCAGGACATCACCGGCCAGCGCATTTCCAAGATCGTCAACTCCATGAAGTTCGTCGAGGACCGGATCAAGGCCGTCATCCTGACCTGGGGCAAGGACGAGCTGACCAAGGTGGTGGTCGAGATCAAGAAGGAAGAGACCGATCCCGACAAGGCGCTGCTGCACGGACCCCAGCTGCCCGGCCAGGGCGTCTCCCAGGCCGACGTGGACCGCATGCTGGGCCAGGACGCCATCGACAAGCTGTTCGGCTGA
- the meaB gene encoding methylmalonyl Co-A mutase-associated GTPase MeaB, with protein sequence MSSSPDPKALASGVLAGERRALARAITLIESTRPDHREAAEALMHELLPHTGRSVRVGITGVPGAGKSTFIESFGLHVLGMGKKPAVLAVDPSSPRSGGSILGDKTRMEDLSKDARAFIRPSPSGCTLGGVARRTREAMLVCEAAGFDVIVVETVGVGQSETAVAEMVDMFLLVLVPGGGDELQGIKKGIVELADAIIVNKADGDLAAAAARAARDYKNALHLLAPASPHWTVPVLTCSALARSGIDEVWATIDSYRATMDKAGALAERRAAQAHAWMWNEVSETLLQALRDDPQVETLLPEMERGVAAGLMAPGAAARALVRTFRGKP encoded by the coding sequence GTGAGCTCCTCTCCCGACCCCAAGGCCCTGGCCTCCGGCGTCCTGGCCGGCGAGCGCCGTGCCCTGGCCCGCGCCATCACCCTGATCGAATCCACCCGTCCCGACCACCGCGAGGCGGCCGAGGCGCTGATGCACGAATTGCTGCCCCATACCGGGCGCTCGGTGCGGGTCGGCATCACCGGCGTGCCCGGCGCGGGCAAGAGCACCTTCATCGAAAGCTTCGGCCTGCACGTCCTCGGGATGGGCAAGAAGCCGGCGGTGCTGGCGGTGGACCCGTCCTCGCCCCGCTCGGGCGGCTCGATTCTCGGCGACAAGACCCGCATGGAGGACTTGTCCAAGGATGCCCGCGCCTTCATCCGCCCCAGCCCCTCGGGCTGCACGCTGGGCGGCGTGGCGCGCCGCACCCGCGAAGCCATGCTGGTCTGCGAGGCGGCGGGCTTCGACGTCATCGTGGTCGAGACGGTGGGCGTCGGCCAATCCGAGACGGCGGTGGCCGAGATGGTGGACATGTTCCTGCTGGTCCTGGTGCCCGGCGGCGGCGACGAGTTGCAGGGCATCAAGAAGGGCATCGTCGAACTGGCCGACGCCATCATCGTCAACAAGGCCGACGGCGACCTGGCGGCGGCGGCGGCGCGGGCGGCCCGCGACTACAAGAACGCGCTGCACCTGCTGGCCCCGGCCTCGCCCCACTGGACCGTGCCGGTGCTGACCTGCTCGGCCCTGGCGCGCTCTGGGATCGACGAGGTGTGGGCGACCATCGACAGCTACCGCGCCACCATGGACAAGGCTGGCGCCCTGGCCGAGCGGCGCGCCGCCCAGGCCCATGCCTGGATGTGGAACGAGGTCTCGGAAACCCTGCTCCAGGCCCTGCGCGACGATCCCCAGGTGGAGACGCTGCTGCCCGAGATGGAGCGGGGCGTGGCCGCCGGCCTCATGGCCCCCGGCGCGGCGGCGCGGGCTTTGGTGCGGACTTTCCGGGGCAAGCCCTGA
- a CDS encoding carboxypeptidase M32 — translation MSPNPAYATLEARFRKMNSVAEALSVLSWDMATMMPEGAAEARAEQVATLRGINHEQITAPDLGELLERAASGPLDAWQAANLREMRRDWIHASALPADLVDALARAESSCEMVWRQARPAADFKMVLPALKVLLGLVREVGHVKAEALGVSIYDALLDQYEPLGRSAEIDAVFDPLEKFLPGFIGEVLDAQAARPAVVEPEGPFPTERQKALGIRLMEVLGFDFRHGRLDVSHHPFCGGYPGDIRVTTRYNEDDFASAMMGVLHETGHALYEFGLPSGHWRPQPVGRARGMVMHESQSLLMEMQACRSAEFAGFLSPLLKTTFGADGPAWEADNIYRRGIKVARGFIRVEADEVTYPAHVIIRYRLEKALIEGRMELDDLPAAWNDGYERLLGIRPPDDRLGCLQDIHWYGGAWGYFPTYTLGAMTAAQLFDAARTADPQVMKGIAGGDFRPLLGWLRAQVHSRGSLVSTRDLLTQATGRPLDPAVFEAHLRRRYLG, via the coding sequence ATGAGCCCCAATCCGGCCTATGCCACTCTGGAAGCCCGCTTCCGCAAGATGAACTCCGTCGCCGAGGCCCTGTCGGTGCTGTCGTGGGACATGGCGACCATGATGCCCGAGGGCGCCGCCGAGGCCCGCGCCGAGCAGGTGGCCACCCTGCGCGGCATCAACCACGAGCAGATCACCGCGCCGGACCTGGGCGAATTGCTGGAGCGGGCGGCTTCCGGTCCGCTGGATGCCTGGCAGGCGGCCAATCTGCGCGAGATGCGCCGCGACTGGATTCACGCCAGCGCCCTGCCCGCCGATCTGGTGGACGCCCTGGCCAGGGCCGAATCCTCCTGCGAGATGGTGTGGCGCCAGGCCCGCCCGGCGGCGGATTTCAAAATGGTGCTGCCGGCCTTGAAGGTCCTGCTGGGGCTGGTGCGCGAGGTGGGGCACGTCAAGGCCGAGGCGCTGGGCGTTTCCATCTACGACGCGCTGCTCGACCAGTACGAACCGCTGGGGCGTTCGGCCGAGATCGACGCGGTGTTCGATCCGCTGGAAAAGTTCCTGCCCGGCTTCATCGGCGAGGTGCTCGACGCCCAGGCCGCCCGCCCGGCGGTGGTCGAACCCGAAGGTCCCTTTCCCACCGAGCGGCAGAAGGCGCTGGGCATCCGCCTGATGGAGGTGCTGGGCTTCGATTTCCGCCACGGTCGCCTGGACGTCTCCCATCACCCGTTCTGCGGCGGCTATCCCGGCGACATCCGGGTGACCACCCGCTACAACGAGGACGATTTCGCCTCGGCCATGATGGGGGTGCTGCACGAGACCGGGCACGCGCTCTACGAGTTCGGCCTTCCCTCCGGCCATTGGCGGCCCCAGCCGGTGGGCCGCGCCCGCGGCATGGTGATGCATGAATCGCAAAGCCTGCTGATGGAGATGCAGGCCTGCCGCTCGGCCGAGTTCGCCGGCTTCCTGTCGCCGCTGCTGAAAACCACTTTCGGCGCGGACGGCCCGGCCTGGGAGGCCGACAACATCTACCGGCGCGGCATCAAGGTCGCCCGCGGCTTCATCCGGGTCGAGGCCGACGAGGTCACCTATCCCGCCCACGTCATCATCCGCTACCGCCTGGAAAAGGCGCTGATCGAAGGGCGGATGGAGTTGGACGACCTGCCCGCCGCCTGGAACGACGGCTACGAGCGGCTGCTGGGCATCCGGCCGCCCGACGATCGGCTGGGCTGCCTGCAGGACATCCACTGGTACGGCGGTGCCTGGGGCTACTTCCCCACCTACACCTTAGGCGCCATGACCGCCGCCCAGCTGTTCGACGCCGCCAGGACCGCCGATCCGCAGGTGATGAAGGGCATCGCCGGCGGCGATTTCCGGCCGCTGCTGGGCTGGCTGCGCGCTCAGGTCCATTCCCGGGGCTCGCTGGTCTCCACCCGTGACCTGCTGACCCAGGCCACCGGGCGGCCGCTGGACCCGGCGGTGTTCGAGGCGCATTTGCGGCGGCGCTATCTGGGGTGA
- the elbB gene encoding isoprenoid biosynthesis glyoxalase ElbB, translating to MTAKPRFAVVLSGCGVYDGAEIHEAVLTLLAIDRQGGTYQCFAPDKAQMHVVNHLTGQEASGESRNVLVESARIARGAIKALAGFNPADYDALVFPGGFGAAKNLCTFATQGPDCSVDPDTEKAVKAMAAAGKPIGALCIAPALMAKIFGQGIDVTIGTDQGTAQAIEAMGARHTQAGHGGVVVDKARKVVTSPCYMLDSSISQIADGAENTVKALLSLMGR from the coding sequence ATGACCGCCAAACCCCGCTTCGCCGTCGTGCTGTCCGGTTGCGGCGTCTATGACGGCGCCGAGATTCACGAAGCCGTGCTGACCCTGCTGGCCATCGACCGCCAGGGCGGCACCTATCAGTGCTTCGCCCCCGACAAGGCCCAGATGCATGTGGTCAACCACCTGACGGGGCAGGAAGCGTCGGGCGAAAGCCGCAACGTGCTGGTGGAATCGGCCCGCATCGCGCGCGGCGCCATCAAGGCGCTGGCCGGGTTCAATCCGGCCGATTACGACGCCCTGGTCTTCCCCGGCGGCTTCGGCGCGGCCAAGAACCTCTGCACCTTCGCGACGCAGGGCCCCGACTGTTCCGTCGATCCCGACACCGAGAAAGCGGTCAAGGCCATGGCGGCGGCGGGCAAGCCCATCGGCGCCCTGTGCATCGCCCCGGCCCTGATGGCCAAGATTTTCGGCCAAGGCATCGACGTCACCATCGGCACCGACCAGGGCACCGCCCAGGCCATCGAGGCCATGGGGGCGCGGCACACCCAGGCCGGCCATGGCGGCGTGGTGGTGGACAAGGCTCGCAAGGTGGTGACCTCGCCCTGCTACATGCTGGACTCGTCCATCAGCCAGATCGCCGACGGCGCCGAGAACACGGTGAAGGCGCTGCTGTCGCTGATGGGACGCTAA